TTGTTTTGCCAGGAACTCTTTGAAGTGTTTTACCGAACTCTGGCTTCAGTATGGAGGCAAATGGATGCCGACAATCAACCAACTTGTTAGAAATGGTCGTCAGCCGAAGCGCAAGAAGAGCAAAGCGCCTGCGCTTCAGTACACGTTTAACTCGTATTCCCAGCAGCGTACGCACCAGCCCAAGGGCGCGCCTCAGAAACGCGGTGTGTGCACGCAGGTGAAGACGATGACCCCCAAGAAGCCGAACTCGGCGCTTCGGAAGGTCGCTCGTGTGCGTCTGACGAACGGGATCGAAGTCACGGCCTACATCCCCGGCGAAGGCCACGGGTTGCAGGAGCACAGCGTCGTGTTGGTGCGCGGTGGCCGTGTGAAGGACCTGCCGGGTGTGCGCTATCACATCGTGCGCGGCACGCTCGATGCGGACGGCGTGAAGAATC
This sequence is a window from Aggregatilinea lenta. Protein-coding genes within it:
- the rpsL gene encoding 30S ribosomal protein S12, which encodes MPTINQLVRNGRQPKRKKSKAPALQYTFNSYSQQRTHQPKGAPQKRGVCTQVKTMTPKKPNSALRKVARVRLTNGIEVTAYIPGEGHGLQEHSVVLVRGGRVKDLPGVRYHIVRGTLDADGVKNRGQARSKYGAKKSSKSKK